One genomic segment of Scylla paramamosain isolate STU-SP2022 chromosome 11, ASM3559412v1, whole genome shotgun sequence includes these proteins:
- the LOC135104605 gene encoding uncharacterized protein LOC135104605, producing MEQLVALPFHAGTVLLSYADDLALVVTGRGNKLRRTQQALDLISGKCQDLGLKISAEKSRAMMVKAADPTWQLRVQGVELAWTNSYQYLGVWVDKRLSFTAHAAYLRERTQSRLNVMRAMTRISAGATFSVLRQYYVHAVRSLVDYSAPVLIALSPNQQERIEVLQNTAMRTMLGAPRWSSACVMQSETRLVPLTTRVQQITACRVARVLQRDAEGVTQRRLRLAGTQGAESLRRNPWLLQCTLATHNLARMENWPQADLPAPTFRAPPPWEPPAAEFSATQLPASKALCAVEEMRQHAFMAMAQVTEPDSVVYYTDGSADPDSGRTGAAAITRGAEVCERTPDHCSTLQTELVAILLALEHAQHRRERTVVLHTDSRTGLQALQQPYPSDNVGLVTAILGSLQSLAAQGRRVRLNWIPSHVGVRGNEAADAAAKRAASGPQVTRHVPPSLSQVRARARLAATKRARHTHRQLETRKRQAAWYASTTGYQSLDASQQQPRADGVLLQRVRLGYCTREQLYDDFRGQECDHCGRHSRHPLVHYLLSCPATAALRPTPPPPAHPVGGDLSSREARAALIVRHTPTDLMLRVLRAAPPPR from the coding sequence ATGGAACAGCTAGTGGCACTGCCTTTCCACGCTGGCACCGTCCTGCTGAGCTACGCCGATGACCTCGCCCTCGTCGTCACCGGAAGGGGCAACAAGCTCAGGAGGACGCAGCAGGCACTCGACCTCATCAGCGGGAAATGCCAGGACCTGGGGCTCAAGATCTCGGCAGAGAAGTCCCGGGCCATGATGGTGAAGGCGGCAGACCCAACCTGGCAGCTCCGCGTCCAGGGAGTTGAGCTGGCATGGACCAACTCCTACCAGTACCTCGGTGTGTGGGTGGACAAGCGGCTGTCCTTCACAGCCCACGCCGCCTACCTGAGGGAGAGGACGCAGTCTAGGCTGAACGTGATGCGGGCCATGACGCGAATCAGCGCGGGCGCCACTTTTTCCGTCCTGCGCCAGTACTACGTGCACGCTGTTCGCTCGCTGGTGGATTACAGCGCCCCCGTCCTCATAGCACTCTCTCCAAACCAGCAGGAGCGGATCGAGGTGCTACAAAACACCGCAATGAGGACCATGCTGGGGGCACCGAGGTGGTCCAGCGCATGCGTCATGCAGAGCGAGACCAGACTggtacccctcaccaccagggtaCAGCAGATCACGGCCTGCCGCGTAGCGAGGGTGCTGCAGCGTGACGCGGAGGGAGTGACACAGAGGAGACTAAGGCTGGCGGGGACGCAGGGTGCCGAATCTCTCCGCCGCAACCCGTGGCTGCTGCAGTGCACGCTGGCTACCCACAACCTGGCTCGCATGGAGAACTGGCCACAGGCGGACCTCCCTGCCCCCACCTTCCGCGCCCCACCCCCGTGGGAGCCACCCGCGGCAGAGTTCTCCGCCACACAGCTGCCCGCCAGCAAGGCGCTCTGCGCCGTGGAGGAGATGCGGCAGCACGCCTTCATGGCCATGGCGCAGGTCACCGAGCCAGACAGTGTTGTGTACTACACCGACGGCTCGGCTGACCCTGACAGCGGAAGGACGGGCGCTGCTGCCATCACCAGAGGGGCCGAGGTGTGTGAGAGGACTCCTGACCACTGCTCCACCCTGCAGACAGAACTGGTGGCCATCCTGCTGGCCCTGGAGCACGCTCAACACCGGCGGGAGCGCACCGTGGTGCTCCACACCGACTCCAGAACGGGGCTACAGGCTCTACAACAGCCGTATCCCAGCGACAACGTGGGCCTCGTCACCGCCATCCTGGGTAGCCTCCAGAGCCTCGCCGCGCAGGGGCGGCGGGTGAGGCTCAACTGGATACCCAGCCACGTGGGAGTACGAGGCAACGAGGCTGCTGACGCAGCCGCCAAGAGAGCTGCTAGTGGCCCCCAGGTGACAAGGCATGTGCCGCCCAGCCTGAGCCAAGTGAGGGCGCGAGCCAGGCTCGCCGCAACCAAGCGCGCCCGCCACACGCACCGGCAgctggaaacaaggaagagacaggCAGCTTGGTACGCCTCCACCACTGGCTACCAGTCGTTGGACGCCTCCCAGCAGCAGCCCAGAGCAGACGGCGTGTTGCTGCAACGCGTAAGGCTGGGCTACTGCACCAGGGAACAGCTGTACGACGACTTTCGGGGGCAGGAGTGCGACCACTGCGGGAGGCACAGCCGCCACCCGCTAGTGCACTACCTACTGTCCTGTCCGGCCACCGCCGCCCTCAGaccaacgccgccaccaccggccCATCCTGTAGGCGGTGATCTCAGCAGCCGCGAGGCCAGGGCTGCCCTCATCGTCCGCCACACGCCCACAGACCTGATGCTGCGAGTTCTCAGGGCAGCGCCCCCGCCCCGCTGA